The DNA region TACCGCCACCGCCAGCGGCTGCCCCTACCTCGGGCTGCTCGCGTATCAGGCCGAACACCGGTCGGTGTACTTCGGCCGCGCCGAACTCCTCGAGCGCGTGCTGGCGAAGGTGGAACGTCAGGACGTCGTTGCCGTGATCGGCGCGTCCGGCAGCGGGAAGTCGTCCCTGCTGCGGGCCGGGCTCGTCGGGCGCCGGGTGGACGACCCGGCGTGGCGCGCCGTGGTGCTGACCCCGACGAGGTCCCCGCTCGACGCCCTCGCGAAGGCATTGTCCGACCTGTCCGGCAGGCCCGCAGGCGACCTTGCCGCCGACCTGCGCGCCGACCCGGCCACGTGCTACGTCACCGTCCGGACCGCGCTCGCCGACGGCTCTCCCGACACGCGCCTGCTGCTGGTCGTCGACCAGGTGGAGGAGCTGTTCACGCTCAGCCCGCCCTCGGACGACCGCGACCGGTTCATCGCGGCTGTGCTCGACGCCGCCGTCGGACCCGACCGCCGCGTGAAGGTGGTGCTCGGCGTGCGCGCCGACTTCATCGGCGCGCTCACCGGCAGCGCGGCGCTGTTCGACGCGCTCGGCGAGGACGGCACCCTGCTGGTCGGCCCGGTCTCCCGGGCCGACCTGCGCGAGATCATCCTGATGCCCGCGCGGCGGGCCGGGGTGAGCGTGGACGCCGACCTGCTGGCGACCATGCAGGCCGACCTCGGCGACGTCGCCGGGCCACTGCCGTTGCTGTCTCACGCGCTGCGCCAGACCTGGCACAACCGGGCGGGCGACGCCATGACCCTGGCCGCCTACCAGGCCAGCGGTGGGGTGCGCGGGGCGATCGCGATGACGGCGGAACGGCTCTACGAGGGCTGCGACGCAGGCGAGCGGGCCGCCGTCCGGCGGATCTTCCTGCGGCTGACCGCGCTGGGCGAGGGCACCGACGACACCAGCCGCCCGATCCAGCGCGCCGAGTTGGCCGGGCTGGCCGCGCCGGAGGTCATCGACGGCGTCCTCGACCGGCTGGTGCGCGAGCGCCTGGTCGTCGTCGGGGAACACACCATCGCGGTGGCCCACGAGGCGGTGATCAACGCCTGGCCGCGCCTGCACCGGTGGCTCGGCGACGACCGGGCCGACCTCGTAGTGCACCGCAGGCTCACCGTCGCCGCGCATACCTGGCGGGAGCTCGACGAGGACACCGACGCCCTCTACCGCGGCGCGCAGCAGCTGACCGCGGCGGCGTGGGCCGAACGGCATGCCGCCGAGTGCAACGAGGTCGAGCGCGCGTTCCTCCTGGCCGGGCAGGATCTCGCCGACCGCGAACTGGTCGCGGCCCGGCGCCGGGCCCGCCAGCTCAAGCGGTTCGTCACCGCGCTCGCGCTGCTGCTCGTGGTCGCCACCGTCGCCGCGGTGGTGGCCGTGGTGAAGGGCCGCGAGGCGGGCGACCGGGAGGCGGTCGAGCTGGCGCACCGCGTGGCGGGCATCGCGACCGGCATGATCGGCGACGCCCCGGACACCGCGGGCCTGCTCGCCATCGAGGCCTACCGGATCCACCCGGACCCGGACACCCTCGGCGCGCTGCTGAGCACGTCGGCCGCCGCCCATCGGCGCATCGACCTCAACGCGGACGGCCGTTCGGTGTACGGCGCCGCCCTCAGCCCCGACGGCCGGACCGTCGCGTCGGCCGACGTGGACGGCGCGATACGGCTGTGGGACATCGCCGGGCGCGAGCTCGCCGGGGAACTCGTCGACCTGCGGACAGCCATGCCTGACGCGAGCGCGCGAGAAGTGATCTTCGACCGCACTGGCGGTCTGCTGGCCGGACTGACCCGCGCCCAAACCGTCGGGCCGAGCGAGGGCATGATGGTCGTGTGGGACCTCGTGACCCGCGAGGCGGTGTTCCAGCAGCGCTTCGAATCGGTCGGGACGACGATGGCGTTCAGCCGCGACGGCACCACCCTCGCGGTCGGGACGGGGGCGGGCGTCGTCGAGGTCTGGGACGTCCGCACCAGGTCGAAACGGGAGCTGGCAGGTGACGGCGAGCCGATCCGGGGGGTCGCGATCAGCCCGACCGGGGCGTACCTGGTGTCCAGCGACGGGAAGACGCCGCCGGTGCTGTGGGACCTGCCGGGCGGCAGGCGGCTCGCGACCGTGGAAGACCCGGACGCCACCACGGTCGCGTTCGACTCCGTCACCGACACGTTCATCACGTCGGCGCAGCTGCGGGGCGTCCGCGCGTGGCGGGTGACCGGCGGCCACGTCGAGCCGCTGTCGCGGCTGCCCGCGCAGCCTTCCATGGCGTGGGACGTGTCCGAACCGGTGGGCGACCGGATCGCCGTCGTCGACGAGAACGGCAAGGTCGCGGTGTGGGACCTGGTCCGGGGGCAGGTGCTGGCCGCCCACGACGACCGTGGCCGGGTGGAGGCCCGCTCCGTTGTGCTGGGCCAGGACGGCTCCACGCTGGTGTCGGCGGGGCTGGGCCAGACCATCGTGGTCCGGCGCGGCGCGGTCCCCGGTTTTGGCGGACACGGCGAGGCAGTCAGCTCGCTCGCGATCAGTCCCGACGGCGAGACCATCGCCTCCGGCGGCTACGACCGCGTGGTACGCCTGTGGAATCGCGACGGCGACCTGGTCCGGCTGCTGGTGCCGGAGGGCGGTGACCGGATCGAAGGGGTCGCGTTCAGCCCGGACGGGGCGCATGTCATCGCGGTCGGCCGTGACCACACGATCACCAAGTGGGTGACG from Alloactinosynnema sp. L-07 includes:
- a CDS encoding BTAD domain-containing putative transcriptional regulator; translation: MRFGVLGPLAVQVRAKDVDLRSAKQRILLARLLASANRAVSPQLLVEALWETPPASATDNLRVYIYQLRRALGDNARITHGPEGYALTVRPGELDVDRFAERVAAGMAALDQDAPALAATELAAALAEWRGPAYGELAEHPTVRPTAMALDEQRVRAVELRIDADLRTGRHAEVIGELVAETGAHPFREHLHAQLMTALALAGRQAEALDVYRRVRAMLVDELGVEPGPALRDLHARLLRGEAAPAARAAPMAGSTATASGCPYLGLLAYQAEHRSVYFGRAELLERVLAKVERQDVVAVIGASGSGKSSLLRAGLVGRRVDDPAWRAVVLTPTRSPLDALAKALSDLSGRPAGDLAADLRADPATCYVTVRTALADGSPDTRLLLVVDQVEELFTLSPPSDDRDRFIAAVLDAAVGPDRRVKVVLGVRADFIGALTGSAALFDALGEDGTLLVGPVSRADLREIILMPARRAGVSVDADLLATMQADLGDVAGPLPLLSHALRQTWHNRAGDAMTLAAYQASGGVRGAIAMTAERLYEGCDAGERAAVRRIFLRLTALGEGTDDTSRPIQRAELAGLAAPEVIDGVLDRLVRERLVVVGEHTIAVAHEAVINAWPRLHRWLGDDRADLVVHRRLTVAAHTWRELDEDTDALYRGAQQLTAAAWAERHAAECNEVERAFLLAGQDLADRELVAARRRARQLKRFVTALALLLVVATVAAVVAVVKGREAGDREAVELAHRVAGIATGMIGDAPDTAGLLAIEAYRIHPDPDTLGALLSTSAAAHRRIDLNADGRSVYGAALSPDGRTVASADVDGAIRLWDIAGRELAGELVDLRTAMPDASAREVIFDRTGGLLAGLTRAQTVGPSEGMMVVWDLVTREAVFQQRFESVGTTMAFSRDGTTLAVGTGAGVVEVWDVRTRSKRELAGDGEPIRGVAISPTGAYLVSSDGKTPPVLWDLPGGRRLATVEDPDATTVAFDSVTDTFITSAQLRGVRAWRVTGGHVEPLSRLPAQPSMAWDVSEPVGDRIAVVDENGKVAVWDLVRGQVLAAHDDRGRVEARSVVLGQDGSTLVSAGLGQTIVVRRGAVPGFGGHGEAVSSLAISPDGETIASGGYDRVVRLWNRDGDLVRLLVPEGGDRIEGVAFSPDGAHVIAVGRDHTITKWVTATGKVERSRLYSGLGATTDLAIAPDGRTLVTTSGIRFRFNLTDLSDAPLPGPPWIAAAAAFAPSGDLVSTDPSGSLMVWNGRTDTQRHRVKTGQGSVHDVAVSSDGASVATAGADRTVRVWDSATGAQRAEFACAVAAAETVAFSLAGDRVAAACADRTITVWDLATGTRITTLTGHSARIRALLFLPGGDLLSAADDTRIIRWPLSPDTARARICDEVARDLTEAEWHASIGTETPHPICATA